Proteins encoded within one genomic window of Equus przewalskii isolate Varuska chromosome 3, EquPr2, whole genome shotgun sequence:
- the GCSH gene encoding glycine cleavage system H protein, mitochondrial translates to MALRAAWRARAAACSLRAAWAPAVPCPPLPLGLRAGAARTLRTGPALLSVRKFTDKHEWITTENGIGTVGISNFAQEALGDVVYCSLPEVGTKLNKQDEFGALESVKAASELYSPLSGEVTEINEALAENPGLVNKSCYEDGWLIKMTLSNPSELDELMSEEAYEKYIKSIEE, encoded by the exons ATGGCGCTGCGAGCGGCGTGGAGGGCACGGGCCGCGGCCTGCAGCCTGCGCGCCGCCTGGGCCCCCGCCGTGCCCTGCCCGCCGCTGCCCTTGGGGCTGAGGGCGGGCGCCGCCCGGACGCTGCGCACCGGCCCCGCTCTGCTCTCGG TGCGTAAATTCACAGACAAACATGAATGGATAACAACAGAAAATGGTATTGGAACAGTGGGAATCAGCAATTTTGCACAG gaagcTTTGGGAGATGTTGTTTACTGTAGTCTGCCTGAAGTTGGGACAAAATTGAACAAACAAG atGAGTTTGGTGCTTTGGAAAGTGTAAAAGCTGCTAGTGAACTCTATTCTCCTCTATCAGGAGAAGTAACTGAAATTAATGAAGCTCTTGCAGAAAATCCAGGACTTGTCAACAAATCTTGTTATGAAGACG GTTGGCTGATCAAGATGACGCTGAGTAACCCTTCAGAACTAGATGAACTAATGAGTGAAGAGGCATAtgagaaatacataaaatctaTTGAGGAGTGA